A portion of the Granulosicoccus antarcticus IMCC3135 genome contains these proteins:
- a CDS encoding ABC transporter substrate-binding protein, producing MESRNTSRYLITLLVVALSGMLSSTAIADKDIMVGHLTYHTGDYGSFGPFFDGVTDFTLAVINEDPPLGRRMSAIHQDIGTIGEERAVKKLLNIGKVEIVLNVAHEYLSYRDYLLKRISFLKKPLMPSVHGGAIDAMYGGNAEEPLFRGSPMDSAQSAAAMLYIKNSGKKSVVLVATESAGHLLQMEAAKKSAERLGIQVLKSMVIQDDWTDYSSVIEEIAEVQAEAVAVFSAPRSGGIFIKNAAEAGNSWFLVGTSEWQEQDFVKEATIEAVRKHEAVVMSAYAHARSPAWGYYKNAAEASDQIDVIGDVANSYALQYYDLLVASALAIEKAGKIDASKWASAMFAVTAGGGELVYSYAQGLAAIRAGKEINYDGVTGSMEFTDTGVVAGLFGIFEWASEDSVVQVSTADGDVVAELGQE from the coding sequence ATGGAATCTAGAAATACCTCCAGATATTTGATAACACTGCTGGTAGTCGCTCTATCTGGCATGCTCTCCAGTACCGCCATAGCGGACAAAGACATCATGGTGGGGCATCTCACTTACCACACGGGTGATTATGGGAGCTTTGGTCCCTTCTTTGATGGTGTTACGGATTTTACACTGGCAGTGATCAATGAAGACCCGCCACTGGGTCGAAGAATGTCTGCCATTCATCAGGACATCGGCACGATCGGAGAAGAGCGGGCGGTTAAAAAGCTCCTGAATATTGGCAAGGTTGAGATCGTGCTCAACGTAGCACACGAATATCTGAGCTACCGAGACTATCTTCTCAAGCGAATATCGTTTTTGAAAAAACCTCTGATGCCTTCTGTTCATGGTGGGGCCATAGATGCAATGTATGGAGGCAATGCAGAAGAGCCACTCTTCAGAGGTTCGCCAATGGACTCTGCTCAGAGTGCGGCGGCCATGCTATATATAAAGAATTCCGGGAAAAAGTCGGTGGTTCTTGTTGCAACAGAAAGTGCAGGTCATCTGTTGCAAATGGAAGCTGCTAAGAAGTCAGCGGAACGCCTGGGCATTCAGGTGCTAAAGTCAATGGTTATTCAGGACGACTGGACAGACTACAGCAGCGTGATTGAAGAAATTGCAGAAGTACAGGCAGAGGCCGTTGCGGTGTTCTCTGCACCTCGCAGTGGTGGTATTTTCATAAAAAATGCAGCAGAAGCGGGGAATTCCTGGTTTTTGGTTGGTACCAGTGAGTGGCAAGAGCAAGACTTCGTCAAAGAGGCGACGATAGAGGCTGTAAGAAAACATGAAGCGGTGGTTATGTCAGCGTATGCACATGCCCGCAGTCCCGCGTGGGGATACTACAAGAATGCCGCTGAAGCATCTGACCAGATAGATGTCATTGGTGATGTGGCTAATTCCTATGCCTTGCAGTATTACGATTTGCTGGTTGCCAGTGCTCTGGCCATAGAGAAAGCCGGAAAAATAGATGCGAGTAAATGGGCCAGTGCGATGTTTGCCGTTACCGCAGGTGGGGGAGAACTTGTCTACTCCTATGCGCAAGGCCTGGCTGCGATTCGTGCAGGCAAGGAAATCAACTACGATGGTGTAACCGGTTCGATGGAATTTACCGATACCGGTGTTGTAGCAGGCTTGTTCGGAATATTCGAGTGGGCCAGTGAAGATTCAGTGGTGCAGGTATCAACAGCCGACGGGGATGTGGTTGCTGAGCTGGGTCAAGAGTGA
- a CDS encoding methyl-accepting chemotaxis protein, with protein sequence MKQLKMGIKSKLLVAFGLVVGTTLLASTIAVNSYGTFSASLREITEVSVPFMSESMATTQLAVELNAAIPALSSARIQSDRIAELERINIKVGRLEQKFSANKGLAGSTEEVSKSVKAINSVREHLQTLDLSVSARIDALDSIKILMQKIGVIQRQINSDLLEISNKGTAEFEALARATFAENSEQVDTLIGTRMHHLINTLKLQNAVSTFESLVLATVTGVAREDLADIKALASATVQDIIQFRREISVENIDDVDSMDLDIEKLLNIVTDEESFFNSVSAGSATISSPDSGGAAISVRAMKTRILDALSRAVEAENFLIMLDGNELLNKSEQILPRLMYDGVGQLTTLLELRAELNTISGTLGQVPQVSNIAAMEPLKEQYRLSQGLIERSLPKTIDIQGMHGIAEQVKVLFMLGNDTDGIFYHRAQELTSEKSILESVEKLESIQSGIINYLVDRVYESREQVSNEGAKVNGLIDTSQAQLILVSVLSVLVTVLVFWLLITRSLLKRLLQTIIALKSLADGKYDVSVSINGNDELTDLAKTVEVFRQNGMTAKQLQEEQQRQAEQQRKLDLELAEEAQLKRDTESKQHDLEQAEAAMQRSEALELQQRVDRLLAAVSAAANGDLNYPIDTNGDDLPGQMARSLDLLFSEMRSSMQAINTNSYQLSSASERLSALSGDMNELSKANANNSLKASQVSDDVDSGINSAAGAAEELSASIKQIARNTAEAESVAVEAVNLVQTTDTTVRKLAESSVGISSVIKVITSIAEQTNLLALNATIEAARAGDAGKGFAVVAGEVKELAKETARATEQIELRISDIRTDTESAVTAIRSIFNIIGRISDIQSSISVSVNEQASVTQEISQSVSRSADGSEVISLLIKDVALKAQGSQSASNDVKTAALELSEMATQLQQLVSRFQSDASKPH encoded by the coding sequence ATGAAACAACTGAAGATGGGGATAAAATCCAAACTACTGGTCGCCTTTGGTCTGGTTGTGGGTACCACCTTGTTGGCGAGCACCATTGCCGTTAATTCTTACGGTACATTTTCGGCCTCTCTGCGAGAGATAACCGAAGTCAGCGTCCCTTTCATGTCTGAATCCATGGCCACCACGCAGTTGGCTGTCGAGTTGAATGCGGCCATTCCGGCCTTGTCGTCCGCTCGCATACAGTCAGATAGAATTGCAGAGCTGGAACGTATCAATATCAAAGTCGGCAGGCTGGAGCAGAAGTTTTCCGCTAACAAAGGTCTGGCTGGCTCAACGGAAGAGGTCAGCAAAAGTGTGAAGGCCATAAATTCGGTTCGAGAGCACCTTCAGACACTGGATCTGTCAGTCAGTGCTCGTATCGATGCGCTGGACAGTATCAAGATATTGATGCAGAAAATTGGTGTCATTCAGCGCCAGATCAATTCGGATTTGCTCGAGATATCCAACAAAGGCACCGCGGAATTCGAGGCGCTTGCCAGAGCCACATTTGCAGAGAACAGCGAGCAGGTTGATACCTTGATCGGCACGCGAATGCACCATCTGATCAACACGCTGAAGTTGCAGAACGCTGTGTCTACCTTTGAGTCTCTTGTACTTGCTACGGTGACGGGAGTCGCCAGAGAAGACTTGGCTGACATCAAGGCGTTGGCTTCAGCAACGGTACAAGACATCATACAGTTTCGACGTGAGATTTCGGTGGAGAACATTGATGACGTAGATTCGATGGATCTGGATATTGAAAAATTACTGAATATCGTCACGGACGAAGAATCATTCTTCAACAGCGTATCGGCAGGTTCTGCCACGATATCGAGCCCTGATTCAGGGGGCGCCGCAATCTCGGTTCGCGCGATGAAAACTCGTATTCTGGATGCACTCTCGCGAGCAGTGGAGGCCGAGAATTTCCTGATAATGCTGGATGGTAATGAGCTCTTGAACAAGTCCGAACAAATACTACCCAGGCTTATGTACGACGGGGTGGGACAACTAACAACCTTGCTTGAACTACGAGCTGAGCTGAATACGATTTCCGGTACGCTGGGGCAAGTTCCTCAGGTCAGTAATATTGCAGCAATGGAACCATTGAAAGAGCAGTATCGCTTGTCGCAGGGGCTGATCGAAAGGAGCCTGCCAAAGACCATTGACATACAGGGTATGCATGGTATCGCTGAGCAGGTCAAGGTCTTGTTCATGTTAGGTAACGATACTGATGGTATTTTCTATCATCGTGCGCAGGAATTGACTAGTGAGAAATCCATCCTTGAGTCAGTAGAGAAACTTGAGTCCATTCAGTCGGGTATCATTAATTACCTGGTAGATCGTGTGTATGAAAGTCGTGAGCAGGTGTCAAATGAGGGGGCTAAAGTCAATGGCTTGATTGACACTAGCCAGGCTCAGTTAATACTTGTTTCTGTGTTGAGTGTTCTGGTTACCGTGCTGGTGTTCTGGTTGCTGATTACTCGCAGTTTGCTCAAGCGTTTACTGCAAACCATCATCGCTCTCAAGTCACTTGCAGATGGAAAATACGATGTGTCCGTATCCATCAATGGCAATGATGAATTGACCGATCTTGCGAAGACCGTTGAAGTGTTCCGTCAAAATGGCATGACTGCGAAACAGCTGCAGGAAGAGCAGCAACGGCAAGCCGAGCAACAACGAAAGCTGGATCTTGAGTTGGCTGAAGAGGCGCAACTCAAACGTGATACGGAGTCAAAGCAGCATGATCTGGAGCAGGCCGAGGCTGCCATGCAACGTTCGGAGGCGTTGGAGTTACAGCAGCGTGTAGATCGCCTGCTGGCGGCAGTGAGTGCTGCGGCCAACGGAGATTTGAACTATCCGATTGACACTAACGGAGATGATCTTCCCGGGCAGATGGCGCGATCTCTTGATTTACTGTTTTCGGAGATGCGTTCGAGCATGCAGGCAATCAATACCAACTCCTATCAGTTGAGCAGTGCCTCTGAAAGGCTCTCTGCTCTGTCAGGAGATATGAACGAGTTGTCGAAGGCTAATGCAAACAATAGCCTGAAGGCCTCGCAAGTATCTGATGACGTAGACTCAGGCATCAATAGTGCGGCCGGAGCAGCTGAGGAACTCAGCGCATCCATAAAGCAAATTGCCCGTAATACGGCCGAAGCTGAGTCTGTCGCGGTAGAGGCTGTCAATCTTGTCCAAACCACCGATACAACTGTGCGAAAGCTAGCTGAGAGTAGCGTGGGTATCAGCTCTGTTATCAAAGTCATTACCTCGATTGCAGAGCAGACCAATCTATTGGCTCTGAACGCTACGATAGAGGCCGCTCGGGCGGGCGATGCAGGCAAGGGATTTGCCGTAGTGGCAGGTGAAGTGAAAGAGTTGGCGAAGGAGACAGCCAGGGCAACAGAACAGATCGAGTTGCGTATCAGTGATATTCGAACTGACACGGAGTCGGCTGTGACAGCAATACGATCAATATTCAATATTATCGGTCGTATCAGCGATATTCAGTCATCAATATCGGTGTCAGTCAATGAACAGGCAAGTGTGACCCAGGAGATCAGTCAGTCGGTATCCAGATCTGCCGATGGTAGCGAGGTTATATCGTTATTGATCAAGGATGTGGCCTTGAAGGCGCAAGGTAGTCAGAGCGCATCCAATGATGTGAAAACAGCGGCTCTCGAATTATCCGAAATGGCGACACAGCTGCAGCAGCTTGTGTCGCGATTTCAAAGTGATGCAAGCAAACCCCACTGA
- a CDS encoding BCCT family transporter, whose protein sequence is MTDRVDTPPEDPIEGHMDNAPHPIETDFEIGQDNANPFGLEIHNPVFPISALAVVGFVLITLVFQAQATEFFGWLRPYLTSTFDWFFLSAANIFVLFCLMLLVTPLGGVRLGGEDAKPDYSYMGWFAMLFAAGMGIGLMFFGVSEPMSHFGSSLGGVTMEGGMRTDWAPLGGAGGDVIEARNLAMAATIFHWALHPWAIYAVLALALAFFTYNRGLPLTLRSAFYPILGERIWGWWGHTIDIIAVFATLFGLATSLGFGTEQALAGLNHLFGWGTGSIAKVVLIAVITGLALISVLRGLDGGVKILSEINIILAGLLLLFIIVLGPTAEIFDTTIAGGAAYIKDIIPLSMPFGREDTNFSQGWTGFYWAWWISWSPFVGMFIARVSRGRTVREFIFCVLVIPTFVCVLWMGAFGGTAIAQVIADVAAPVKDVALELKLFVMLEQMPFATITSMLGILLVLVFFVTSSDSGSLVIDTITAGGKTNAPAAQRVFWCTFEGVVAATLLLVGGSEALTALQAMAVSTGFPFTVVLLILCVSLFIGLRQSLVEQRANKAQAASAS, encoded by the coding sequence ATGACTGATCGTGTTGACACGCCCCCTGAGGACCCGATTGAGGGTCATATGGATAATGCACCACACCCGATAGAAACCGATTTTGAAATCGGCCAGGACAATGCCAACCCCTTTGGCCTCGAAATCCACAACCCTGTCTTTCCCATATCTGCTCTGGCAGTGGTCGGGTTTGTACTGATTACTCTGGTATTTCAGGCACAAGCAACCGAATTCTTTGGCTGGTTGCGCCCTTACCTGACATCTACATTTGACTGGTTCTTCCTGAGTGCAGCCAACATCTTTGTTCTTTTCTGTTTGATGTTGCTTGTCACACCACTAGGTGGTGTCAGATTGGGTGGAGAAGATGCCAAGCCTGATTACAGCTATATGGGTTGGTTTGCCATGTTGTTTGCAGCAGGTATGGGTATTGGCCTGATGTTCTTCGGTGTCTCCGAACCCATGTCACACTTTGGCTCGTCTCTGGGCGGTGTCACAATGGAAGGTGGCATGAGAACCGATTGGGCCCCTCTGGGCGGTGCCGGCGGCGACGTTATTGAAGCAAGAAATCTGGCCATGGCAGCCACCATCTTTCACTGGGCGCTACACCCCTGGGCCATCTATGCAGTACTGGCTCTGGCACTGGCTTTCTTTACCTATAATCGTGGCTTGCCTCTGACCTTGCGTTCGGCTTTCTATCCCATCCTTGGGGAACGCATCTGGGGCTGGTGGGGACACACCATCGACATCATCGCGGTGTTTGCTACATTATTTGGCCTGGCCACCTCGCTGGGTTTTGGAACAGAGCAGGCACTTGCCGGATTGAATCATCTGTTTGGCTGGGGCACCGGTAGTATTGCCAAGGTGGTCCTGATTGCAGTCATCACCGGTCTTGCCCTGATATCGGTTCTACGAGGGCTCGACGGTGGCGTCAAGATTCTCTCCGAGATCAACATCATTCTGGCAGGCCTGCTTCTGCTGTTCATCATTGTACTGGGACCCACTGCAGAGATTTTTGACACGACCATTGCCGGTGGTGCTGCCTACATCAAGGACATCATTCCGTTATCCATGCCTTTCGGACGTGAAGACACCAACTTTTCACAAGGCTGGACTGGCTTCTACTGGGCTTGGTGGATCTCCTGGTCACCTTTTGTCGGCATGTTCATCGCACGAGTTTCACGTGGCAGAACCGTACGTGAATTCATTTTCTGCGTATTGGTCATTCCAACGTTTGTCTGCGTACTGTGGATGGGCGCCTTTGGTGGTACAGCCATTGCCCAGGTGATTGCTGATGTAGCAGCCCCCGTCAAGGACGTTGCACTCGAGCTCAAGTTGTTCGTCATGCTTGAGCAAATGCCATTCGCCACGATCACCTCAATGCTCGGCATCCTTCTGGTACTGGTTTTCTTTGTGACCTCTTCAGATTCCGGGTCACTGGTCATCGACACCATTACCGCCGGTGGCAAAACCAACGCACCCGCGGCTCAACGTGTTTTCTGGTGCACCTTTGAAGGCGTTGTGGCAGCGACACTGCTGCTGGTTGGTGGTTCCGAAGCATTGACAGCACTTCAGGCGATGGCAGTCTCAACCGGCTTCCCGTTTACTGTCGTACTGTTGATACTGTGTGTCAGCCTGTTCATTGGTTTGCGACAATCACTGGTTGAACAACGCGCCAATAAAGCGCAAGCAGCTAGCGCGAGCTAA
- a CDS encoding response regulator, producing MMIAIVEDEPKLANLMQGYLTQAGFDTVVYHDGEQALKSILEAPPALLLLDLMLPGLDGMSVCRELRKTNTELPIIMLTARVEEIDRLLGLEIGADDYICKPYSPREVVARVKAVLRRSQPKTDGADQDESFFLDETKAMVTIHGAHCELTRVELFLLKALHDKPGHILSRDQLMHRIYTDNRIVSDRTIDSHVKKLRQKLHDLHPGAEYVHSVYGIGYKFEKP from the coding sequence ATGATGATTGCGATTGTGGAAGACGAGCCCAAACTCGCTAACCTGATGCAAGGCTATCTGACCCAGGCAGGATTCGATACCGTCGTATATCACGACGGTGAGCAGGCTCTAAAAAGCATTCTTGAGGCGCCACCTGCCCTGCTCTTGCTGGATTTGATGTTACCGGGACTTGATGGCATGAGTGTCTGCCGTGAGTTGCGCAAGACCAATACTGAGCTGCCCATTATCATGCTGACCGCTCGCGTCGAGGAGATAGATCGTCTTCTGGGCCTGGAAATTGGTGCTGATGATTATATCTGCAAGCCTTACAGTCCACGCGAAGTAGTCGCTCGTGTGAAGGCGGTACTCAGGCGCAGTCAACCAAAAACCGACGGTGCCGATCAGGATGAAAGCTTCTTCCTGGACGAGACCAAAGCGATGGTGACCATCCACGGCGCACATTGCGAACTGACCCGTGTTGAGCTATTCCTGCTCAAGGCACTACATGACAAGCCCGGGCATATTCTGAGCCGAGACCAATTGATGCATCGGATCTATACCGACAACCGCATTGTCAGTGACCGCACCATTGATAGCCACGTCAAGAAGCTGCGCCAGAAACTTCACGACCTTCACCCCGGAGCAGAGTACGTACACTCGGTCTACGGTATTGGCTATAAATTCGAAAAGCCCTGA
- a CDS encoding ATP-binding protein translates to MRLKYQLFLSLLLSSGLLIVLLYAFNSWSFNRGFLGYLNQSEIQKLAPMIDELSAGFERSGSWNWLIDELPTWESLLQKYAGKRPSPPRGPEHPPESAINPRPPLMDDDRPPPPRPATLDSSETVLTIAAQLVLADAQRHILIGPSHMSSSQPEHIWLPIRVNGKIEGYLGYLQRQQLSGGLDKVFSEQQRRSFAYGALFVILLSALLAVILAARLVGPILKIKGAVSRISQGEFTHRIYSDRKDEIGDLSHDINRLAMTLDQNLSARQQWLAEISHELRTPVAILQGELEAMIDGVIPVNETSIASLHSESLRLSRLINDLHSLTLSDIGALDYQFEPLDLVSIIAARCHSATPLANSKDISVEIDQPGKPLFTRGDRQRLEQLFDNLLQNSIRYTDPGGTVNIGIQIQTEHIHITWEDASPGVTDDQLPLLFNTLYRVEASRNRATGGAGLGLAIAKRIVEAHDGEVNASHSELGGLKISINLPLFR, encoded by the coding sequence ATGCGCCTCAAATACCAGTTGTTTCTGAGCCTGCTACTGAGTAGCGGGCTACTTATCGTACTTTTATATGCCTTCAACAGCTGGAGCTTTAATCGTGGGTTTCTAGGCTATCTCAACCAGAGTGAGATACAAAAGCTTGCACCCATGATCGATGAACTGAGCGCAGGCTTCGAGCGCTCAGGTAGCTGGAACTGGCTGATCGACGAGCTGCCAACCTGGGAGTCTTTGCTCCAGAAATATGCAGGCAAGCGCCCCTCGCCACCTCGCGGCCCAGAGCATCCACCTGAATCTGCAATAAATCCCAGACCACCATTAATGGACGATGACAGGCCGCCACCTCCACGGCCTGCGACATTGGACAGCTCGGAAACTGTTCTGACGATTGCGGCCCAACTGGTACTGGCTGATGCTCAACGGCATATTCTGATCGGCCCCAGCCACATGAGCTCCAGTCAACCTGAGCATATCTGGCTGCCTATTCGCGTCAATGGCAAGATTGAAGGCTATCTTGGCTACCTCCAGAGACAGCAATTGTCCGGTGGGCTCGACAAGGTATTTTCCGAACAACAGCGTCGAAGCTTTGCCTACGGTGCGCTTTTCGTGATCCTGCTCTCAGCCTTGCTCGCTGTTATTCTGGCGGCACGCCTTGTTGGCCCCATTCTCAAGATAAAGGGCGCCGTAAGTAGAATCAGCCAAGGGGAGTTCACGCATCGTATCTACTCTGATCGCAAGGATGAGATTGGCGACCTCTCACACGACATCAACCGGCTGGCAATGACATTGGATCAGAATCTGAGCGCTCGCCAACAATGGCTGGCAGAAATCTCTCACGAGCTGCGTACGCCCGTTGCCATTTTGCAGGGGGAGCTGGAAGCCATGATTGATGGCGTCATTCCAGTGAATGAGACCTCTATCGCATCACTACACAGCGAATCGCTACGCCTGTCACGACTGATCAACGATCTTCACAGCCTGACCTTGTCGGACATCGGCGCGCTGGATTATCAATTTGAACCATTGGACTTGGTATCAATCATCGCGGCACGCTGCCACTCGGCTACTCCTCTGGCCAATTCCAAAGATATCAGTGTGGAAATCGACCAGCCCGGCAAACCGTTGTTTACACGCGGTGATCGTCAGCGCCTGGAACAGTTGTTCGACAACCTGCTGCAAAATTCGATTCGCTATACCGATCCGGGTGGCACTGTGAATATTGGCATCCAGATTCAAACTGAACACATCCACATTACATGGGAAGACGCCTCTCCCGGCGTGACCGATGATCAGCTACCTCTTCTTTTCAATACCTTGTATCGTGTGGAAGCCTCACGTAACCGCGCAACCGGTGGAGCGGGGCTTGGCCTTGCCATTGCCAAGCGAATTGTGGAAGCTCATGATGGTGAGGTGAACGCTTCACACTCTGAACTCGGCGGCCTGAAAATCAGTATCAATCTGCCACTTTTCCGGTAA
- a CDS encoding Na/Pi symporter, translated as MATTDYQPADARLLEREQKGTWQQWLGVAALVYLLICAVGMIGSGFKAATGDQAEQLFAFAINPFAGLVVGTVATALIQSSSTVTSIIVGLVAGGLPVAVAVPMVMGANIGTSITNTLVSLGHVREKKEFSRAFSAATVHDFFNLFSVVIFLPLEIAFGLLEKTGKLLAQPFYGGADASMSSMNFVKTATAPVVNTAKNVFLSLGDPLGGVVLALFGIALIFLSITLVGRLLKKLMVGRARDIMHTAIGRGPLSGILSGTLVTTLVQSSSTTTSLMVPLAGSGAFTLKQIYPFTLGANIGTCLTAVLAATAVTGNAEAALQIAFIHLTYNVVGVIVIYGLPFLRYLPVRAAEWLGQTAAENKSVALAYILGVFFVIPGVCLGVTALA; from the coding sequence GTGGCCACGACAGACTATCAACCGGCAGATGCGAGGCTCCTCGAACGGGAGCAAAAGGGAACCTGGCAACAATGGCTGGGAGTTGCGGCACTCGTCTATCTCCTGATCTGTGCCGTTGGCATGATTGGCTCCGGCTTCAAGGCGGCAACGGGTGATCAGGCCGAACAACTGTTCGCCTTCGCCATCAATCCGTTTGCTGGTCTGGTCGTTGGCACGGTCGCCACCGCCCTGATTCAGTCCTCCTCTACGGTCACCTCAATCATCGTCGGCCTGGTTGCTGGCGGCCTACCGGTTGCTGTCGCAGTACCTATGGTCATGGGCGCCAATATAGGCACCTCGATAACCAATACGCTGGTCTCACTGGGCCATGTGCGAGAGAAAAAGGAATTCTCAAGAGCGTTCTCCGCTGCGACTGTGCATGATTTTTTCAATCTGTTTTCAGTGGTGATCTTTCTGCCGCTGGAAATCGCATTCGGTCTGCTGGAAAAGACCGGCAAATTACTTGCACAGCCATTCTATGGCGGCGCCGATGCTTCCATGAGCAGCATGAACTTCGTCAAGACGGCAACCGCTCCTGTGGTCAACACGGCCAAAAATGTATTCCTGTCCCTGGGCGACCCATTGGGCGGAGTCGTTCTGGCGCTATTCGGTATTGCACTGATATTTCTTTCCATCACCCTGGTGGGACGTTTACTGAAGAAACTGATGGTGGGCAGAGCACGCGACATCATGCACACCGCCATCGGCCGCGGCCCCTTGTCAGGAATCCTGTCGGGCACTCTGGTGACCACCCTGGTGCAATCCTCATCCACCACCACCTCACTGATGGTGCCTCTGGCAGGTTCTGGCGCCTTCACACTGAAGCAAATCTACCCGTTCACACTGGGTGCCAATATCGGTACCTGTCTGACGGCCGTTCTGGCAGCTACAGCCGTCACTGGCAACGCTGAAGCAGCCCTGCAAATCGCCTTCATCCACCTTACGTACAACGTGGTTGGCGTCATCGTCATCTACGGCTTGCCCTTCCTCAGATATTTGCCAGTCAGAGCCGCAGAGTGGCTAGGGCAGACAGCTGCCGAGAACAAGTCAGTTGCCCTGGCCTATATCCTGGGCGTTTTCTTTGTCATACCCGGCGTTTGTCTCGGTGTCACTGCGCTAGCTTGA